In the Mesorhizobium sp. WSM2240 genome, TCTGGTGCTGGATGATGAAGAGCAACTCGTCATGCGCGCCGGACAGCGGCGACTGCGCATGCAGTATTTTTTCCAGGTGCAGATAGTCGCCATAGGACATGCGCCCGCGAAATTCCATCTGGGCGCCTTCTGCGGCGGGATGGCGGGAGCCTGTCTGCGTCATGCGGCGTGTCCCAGATCAGCGGCGCGCGGCCGCTTCGCGTCAGTCATTACCCCAGAATTGCAGAACGATCATAAAGTTTCAAGCATGAAATTTTATGATTAAAATATCTTGCTAGCCCCGGCCGACATACGGCATTTTGGTCGCCATCACCGTCATGAACAGCACATTGGCGTCGAGCGGCAGGCTGGCCATGTGCACGACCGCGTCGGCGACACGCTGGACGTCCATGACCGGTTCCGGAGCCATCGTGCCGTTTGCCTGCGGCACGCCTACCGTCATCGGCCTGGCCATGTCCGTCAGCGCATTGCCGATGTCGATCTGGCCGCAGGCTATGTCGAACGGCCTGCCGTCGAGCGCCAGCGTCTTCGTCAGGCCGGTGATGGCGTGCTTTGTCGCCGTATAGGGAACGGAGCCGGGCCGCGGCGCATAGGCCGAAACCGAGCCGTTGTTGATGATGCGCCCGCCCATCGGCTGTTGCCGCCGCATCGCGCCGAACGCCGCGCGGGCGCACAGGAAAGAGCCGGTCAGATTGACGCCGACGACGTCGTTCCAGACCTCGACCGGGATTTCGTCGATGGTCGTCGACTTGTAGCCCATCCCAGCGTTGTTGAAGAGCAAGTCGACACGGCCGAATGTTTCCACGACAGTCGCGAAAAGACGATCCACCTGCTCGGGAACGGAGATGTCGCAGGCGACCGCGAGCGCCTTGGCCTCAGCGGCGCCGGCTTCGGCGACCGCTGCGTCAAGCACGTCCTTGCGCCGGCCGCAGAAAACCGTGTTCCAGCCATTGTTGAGAAGCGCCGTCGCTACTGATTTGCCTATGCCGGTGCCGGCTCCGGTGACGATCGCGGTCTTGCCGTTCTGCATGCGAATATCCTCCCTGGAAGAGAAGCATGGCATCGCAGATGAAGGATAATGTGGCAACCGACAAAAAGGGCGGTCATTGGCGACCGCCCTGATCTGGATCGAGCTTGGGAGGAGGATGAGCCGATCCGACTGATTAAAATGATGCGCTTGACCGGTTAACGAAAAGTTAACGCCAAATCATGAGCTCCAGATGGTTCCGGTCGCTGGCTTGGCCGGCGCTTCGCTCGCCGCTGTAACAGTGGCTTCGACGTGGTCGACCAAGGCATCCGGCAGCTTCAAGCGTCCGGCCAGCATGTCGAGATAGCCGCGCTCGGCGCGTGAATCCGGGTCGATCGCCAGACGCGAAGCCGTGTAGATCTCGACCTTCTGGGCATCCGTCTTGGCGGCCACAACCAGCGCGTCGAGGTCGAGCGGCGCTTCGATCTCAGCAAGCATGAACTCTTCGGCCTCGCTGCCTATTCCCGACAGACTGAGCTTGTCGGCGATTTTCCTGCGCTCGGTCTCATCAATATGCCCGTCGGACTTCGCCGCGGCGATCATGGCGCGCACGAGCGTCAGCGCGAATTCCTGCTCGCCCTGAGGCGCCTTCGAAGGATGGAAGCTCGTATCCTTGGGCGGCGGCAGCAGTTCGGGCTCGGCCGCCGCCTCCGCCGGCTGCTTGCCCTTCTGGTAATTCTGGTAGGCCTTGTAGGCGAGCCCGCCGATTGCCGCAAGACCGCCAAGCTTGAGCGCTGATCCCGTCACCGCGCGGCCGGCGCCCGTTCCAAGCAGCACCGCTACCAGCGCACCTGCGGCCAGCGGATTATCCTTAGCCATCTGCGTCGCCTTGCCGGCGTGGTCGCGGACCGTGGATTCCGTACCCGGAATTTTCGAGCCGAGCAGATCGTCGAGCAGCTTCTTGGGATCGAACATCAAAGGGCCTCCAGAAATAGTTTCCGGCACATGCCCGGGCCGGCTTCCGGTGCAGCGGAAGTAGGCAGCGGAACGCGACATTACAATGACGCTCCGCGTGGCGCGACCGGTCAGCTGCCGATATGGCGAAGGCCGCGCTTCTCCGCGATTTCCACCTGCCGCTGGCGCTCGGCGTAGCGGGCGCGGTCTTCGTCGGAACGCTGGTCATAACAATGCGGACAGGAGACGCCGGCGCTGAATTTCGGCGACAGGCGTTCCTCGGCGGTCAGCGGATGGCGGCAGGCGCGGCAAAGCTCCGATTGCCCGACTTCCAGGCCGTGCGAAACGGACACCCGCTCGTCGAAAACGAAACACTCCCCCTGCCACAAGCTCTCTTCCGCCGGCACCTCTTCGAGATATTTCAGGATGCCGCCCTTGAGGTGGAAAACATCTTCGAGGCCGAGCGATTTCACGTAGGCGGTGGCCTTCTCGCAGCGTATGCCGCCGGTGCAGAACATCGCGACCTTGCGGCCTTCGAGCTGATCACGATGGCTGGCAACCCATTGAGGAAACTCGCGAAAACTCTTAGTCTGCGGATCCACCGCACCCTGGAAGGTTCCGATCGACACCTCGTAGTCATTGCGCGTGTCGATGACGATCGTCTCTGAATCGGCGATCAGCGCGTTCCAGTCGGAGGGCGCGACATAGGCCCCCGCCCCTTGCAGCGGGTCGATGCCCTCGACGCCCATGGTGACGATTTCGCGTTTCAGCCTGACCTTCATGCGGTGGAATGGCATTTCGGCTGCTGCGCTGTATTTGACCTCCAGCCCAGTCAGTTCCGGCATCGCCTCCAGCCAGCCGATGAGTTCGGAAATCGCCTGTTCGCGGCCGGCCACGGTGCCGTTGATGCCTTCCGAGGCAAGCAGCAGCGTGCCCTTGATGCCGCGGCCGCAGCAGAAGGCGGCGAGCGGTGCGCGCAGTTCCTCGAACCGCCCGATCCGGCAGAACCGGTAGAGGGCGGCGACGCGGAAGCCGGGATTTACGGGCGAAGTGTCCATGGCGTGTGGATAAATCTCCGATGCGGGCAATTCAAGGCACGGTTTTATCGGTAGGAAATCAGCGGTTTGGCTTCAGCACATGGGCGCAACGCCGCGAAATTTGTTCACATCCGCCGGGGCGGGGCGAAAATCACGCGGATTGAAGCCAAGAAGGAAGGTACACCGCGCATGTTCACCGACGAAACCAGACGCGAAATCGCCGCCCTCGCCAAGAACCTCGAACTGGAGCCGGAAGCGCTGCTGGCGATCGCCGAGGTGGAGAGCGGCGGCAAGGGATTCGCCACTGTCGGCGGCAGGCCGGAGCCGCTGATCCGTTTCGAGGGTCATTATTTCGACCGGCGGCTGTCGCCGGCAAACCGGCAACGGGCTCGGGCGGACGGTCTGGCCTCGCCGGCGGCCGGCGCCGTCGCCAATCCGAAGACGCAGGCCGGACGCTGGGCGCTTCTCGCGAAAGCCTGCGCGATCGACGCCAGAGCGGCCAATGAAAGCGTATCCTGGGGCATCGGCCAGGTGATGGGCGCGCACTGGGCCTGGCTCGGGCTATGCCGATGTCGACGCGCTGGTCGCGGAGGCGAGATGCGGCGTCGCCGGGCAGATCCGGCTGATGGCGCGCTACATCGAAAAGGCCGGGCTTACGGCGGCGGTGCGCCGGCGCGACTGGGAGGCTTTCGCCCGCGGCTATATCGGACCGCAGTACCGGCGCTACGGCTACCACAGGAAGATCGCTGCGGCCTACCACCGCTTCCGTGCCGAGTCCGGGGAGCCCTTGCCGGAGAAAAGAAATACGGCACTCAGGATCCCGAAAAGCGCTGCCAGGAAAGCGCTTCCGGCGACGGCGATACCGACGAAGACGCAGGCGGTCAGGCCAGCGAAGCCGCGCTTCTGGAACGGGCTTGCGCGGACATTTTCAAGCTTCCTCGGGCGAGGCTGACCGGCCCGCTTTCGTGGACTTGGCGGGATGCTTCTGCTAATCCCGGCTGAAATCCCGAACGGCACAGAAGGCGCTCATGGCCAGCAAGACTGAAAAACTCCTGTCGCTCCTTGATGGCCAGCCGGTGATCCCGGTGCTGAAGATCGACAGGGTCGCCGACGCGGCGCCGCTGGCGCGGGCGCTTGCCCGTGGCGGCTTGCGCGTCATCGAGATCACGCTGCGAACCGCGGATGCGCTGGAATGCATCCGCCGGGCTGCGGGCGAGGTCGAAGAATCGATTGTCGGGGCAGGCACCATACTGGATGCGCGCCAGTTCGACGAAGCGGCGGCGGCCGGCTCGAAATTCATCGTCAGCCCGGGCGTCACGCGCGAATTGCTGGCGGCCGCCGGCGGCAGCGAGGTGCCGCTGCTGCCCGGCGCGATCACGCCGGGCGAAATCATGACGGCGCGTGAGGCAGGCCTAGACTTCCTGAAATTCTTCCCGGCCGAGCAGGCCGGCGGCGCGGCGTTCCTGAAATCGCTGGCCTCGCCTTTCGGCGGCATAAAATTCTGCCCGACCGGCGGGGTGACGGCCAAAAACGCGAACGACTACCTCGGCCTGCCCAACGTGATATGCGTCGGCGGCTCATGGGTCGCGCCCGACGATCTGGTGAAGGCCGGCAAATGGGACGCCATCGAGGCTTTGGCCCGGGAAGCCGCGACGCTGCGCAAGGGCTGACGTTCTCGATTCGAGTCGTCAGGCGTCGATCTTCCCCACCACTTCGATCTTCGGATTCCGGAATCCCATGGCGATCCACGCCCGAAGGAGCTTTGCGTAGAAGGACACGGTGTGGCTTTTCAGATTGGCGATGTCGTCGGGCAGCTTGGAAGCATCGGGCAGGTCGCCTGCCATCGTGCGCAACTCGGCTTTCGGCCGCGCCTCGTCCGGCCAGAGATGCAGATAGATGCTTAGCCAGTGCGCGCCCTTCATCTCCAGGAACACCGGCGTGTTGCAGCAGGTCGCAATGACACGCCGCGAACCCGCCTCGGCGGACAGCCGGAATTCACTCATGTGCTCCGCGCCGGACAGGATCCGGACTCGATCCTTGCGATATTCCGCACAAGGCGTCGCGCCGTAGGATGTAAGGATATTCCTTGCGCTG is a window encoding:
- a CDS encoding SDR family oxidoreductase, with the protein product MQNGKTAIVTGAGTGIGKSVATALLNNGWNTVFCGRRKDVLDAAVAEAGAAEAKALAVACDISVPEQVDRLFATVVETFGRVDLLFNNAGMGYKSTTIDEIPVEVWNDVVGVNLTGSFLCARAAFGAMRRQQPMGGRIINNGSVSAYAPRPGSVPYTATKHAITGLTKTLALDGRPFDIACGQIDIGNALTDMARPMTVGVPQANGTMAPEPVMDVQRVADAVVHMASLPLDANVLFMTVMATKMPYVGRG
- a CDS encoding tellurite resistance TerB family protein, which encodes MFDPKKLLDDLLGSKIPGTESTVRDHAGKATQMAKDNPLAAGALVAVLLGTGAGRAVTGSALKLGGLAAIGGLAYKAYQNYQKGKQPAEAAAEPELLPPPKDTSFHPSKAPQGEQEFALTLVRAMIAAAKSDGHIDETERRKIADKLSLSGIGSEAEEFMLAEIEAPLDLDALVVAAKTDAQKVEIYTASRLAIDPDSRAERGYLDMLAGRLKLPDALVDHVEATVTAASEAPAKPATGTIWSS
- a CDS encoding rhodanese-related sulfurtransferase — translated: MDTSPVNPGFRVAALYRFCRIGRFEELRAPLAAFCCGRGIKGTLLLASEGINGTVAGREQAISELIGWLEAMPELTGLEVKYSAAAEMPFHRMKVRLKREIVTMGVEGIDPLQGAGAYVAPSDWNALIADSETIVIDTRNDYEVSIGTFQGAVDPQTKSFREFPQWVASHRDQLEGRKVAMFCTGGIRCEKATAYVKSLGLEDVFHLKGGILKYLEEVPAEESLWQGECFVFDERVSVSHGLEVGQSELCRACRHPLTAEERLSPKFSAGVSCPHCYDQRSDEDRARYAERQRQVEIAEKRGLRHIGS
- a CDS encoding 2-dehydro-3-deoxy-phosphogluconate aldolase, which gives rise to MASKTEKLLSLLDGQPVIPVLKIDRVADAAPLARALARGGLRVIEITLRTADALECIRRAAGEVEESIVGAGTILDARQFDEAAAAGSKFIVSPGVTRELLAAAGGSEVPLLPGAITPGEIMTAREAGLDFLKFFPAEQAGGAAFLKSLASPFGGIKFCPTGGVTAKNANDYLGLPNVICVGGSWVAPDDLVKAGKWDAIEALAREAATLRKG
- a CDS encoding DUF6151 family protein produces the protein MSGTTIIGCNCGRTRLEVLGAAILVSECLCNSCRAAAERLASLPSARNILTSYGATPCAEYRKDRVRILSGAEHMSEFRLSAEAGSRRVIATCCNTPVFLEMKGAHWLSIYLHLWPDEARPKAELRTMAGDLPDASKLPDDIANLKSHTVSFYAKLLRAWIAMGFRNPKIEVVGKIDA